TCGAAACCCTTCTCCTCCACCAAGGCCTGGCGGAGCATGGTCTCCACCCAGACCTCCTTGGACATCCCGGCGGGAATGCGGGTCACGTTCTCGGTGAGGTACTCCCGCACCGCCCCGATGGTCTTCTCCGCCCGCGTCCCCAGGGCTTGGTCCAGGTTGGCGTTGGAGTCGGCATCCACAGCCAGGACCGCCTTTCCCGTGGTGCGCACCAGGTAGTCCACGGTCAGGGCGGAGAAGGTGGTCTTCCCCGTTCCTCCCTTGCCGGAAACAGCGATGACGAAACTCATTCATCCCACCCCCCCGGAGGAAGCGGCCTCTCCCCCGTGGTAGCGTACGTTCCGGTAAACTTCCAGCTTCTCCTTGACCGAGGGGAAGGCGTCCAGGTTGGTATGGGGAAAGAAAAGGGCTGACAGGTAGTGCTCCATGAAGGCCGGGTTCATGGACAACTCCAGGTAGGTCATCTGCCGGGCGATCTCGTTGGCCTTCTCCAGCATGTCCTTGGAGAGGGCGGAGAGGTGGGCCCCCAGCAGGGACCCGTTGCCCACGAACTTCATCTTCTCGAAGCCGATATCCGGGAGGAGCCCTATGTTCACCGCCTTGTCCACCTCCAGGTAACGACCGAAGGCCCCGGCGATGAGCAGCTCGTCGATCATGGACACGTCCATGTCCACCGAGGAGAGGAGTATCTCTATCCCCGCATAGACGGCGGCCTTGGCGCGCATGAGGTTGTCGATGTCCACCTCGGTGATGACGATGTCCCTCCGGGTGGCGGAATCCTCCGCCCGCACCAGCACGTACTCCGCTCCTCCCTCCGTGGCCCGCACCCTGTCGGTGGGGAGGTCGGTGTTTATCTTCCCCTTCTCGTTGATGATGCCGGTCATGAACATTTCCGAGAGGGCGTCGATGAGCCCCGACCCACAGATGCCGATGGGCTTGCGGTTGCCCACGGTGATGATCATGGGCTCGTAATTCCCGGGGTTGATGCGCACCTGTTCGATGGCCCCCCGGGTGGCGCGCATGCCGTGCTTCACCCCGCCCCCCTCGAAGGCCGGGCCGGCGGAGCAGGAGCAGGAGAGCATCCATTCCCGGTTTCCCAGGACCATCTCCCCGTTGGTCCCGATGTCGATGTACAGGGTGAGCTTGTCGGTGTTGAAGATGCCCGAGGCCAGCATGCCGGCCACGATGTCCCCGCCCACGTAGGAGGCCACGCAGGGTATGGCGTACATGTACACCCCGGCGGCGATGCGCAGGCCGATGTCGCTGCACTTTATCCAGGGGAAGAAGGTGGCCGAGGGGATGTAGGGCTCCTCGCGGATGTACTTGGGGTTGAGGCCCAGGAGGAGGTGGGTCATGGTGGTGTTTCCGGCCACCACCAGGTGGGTGATGTTGCAGTACTCGATTCCCGCCTGCTCCACCAGGGTCTTGATGAGATTCCAGATGGTCCCCACCACCACCGACTGCAGCTTGGCCAGCCCGGTGCCGCGGGTGGCGTAGATGATGCGGGTGATCACGTCTTCTCCGAAGGCCACCTGGGCGTTATAATCCGAAGCCCTGGCGGTCACCTTGCCCGTGCGCAGGTCGATAAGCTCGGCGGAGATGGTGGTGGTGCCCACGTCGATGGCAATGGCCGACTGGCGCTCCGTGGTGTCACCCTGCTCGATGCGCACGGCGCGGAGCTCCTCCCCGCTGTCCAGGACGGTCACCGTGATGTCCCAGCCGCTCTGGCGCAGCATGTTCGGGAGCCGCTGCAGGACGGGGTAATCGATGACCACGTTTCGCAACCCGGCCTCCATGGCCAGGCCCCGCTTGACCCGCTCCGCGTCGCTGACGTTGTCGTCCAGGGTGGGGGGCGGGAGGACCAGGTGCACCTTGCGGGTGGAGGGATTGAGCTCCCAGTGGGGAAGCCTCTTCTCCCAGTCCGCCGCGGAAAGGAGATGGCCGTGGGCGGGCTCGGGTTCCTTGCGCTCGAAGATCCTCTTATCACCGATGCGGGACTCGATGGGAATCCTCACCCGGAGGTCGGAGAGGACCCTGGTTTGGCAGGCCAGGGCGTATCCCTGGGCTATTTCCGTCTCGGTGAGCTTGGGGTTGGGCTCCCTCTCCACCTCCCCCTCTTCCACCACCACCCGGCACTTCCCGCAGGACCCGGAGCCCCCGCAGGAGGCGTTGACGTGCACGTCGGCGTCCATGGCCGCCTTGAGGAGGTTCTCTCCCCTGGGAACCACTATGTAGCGGTTGTCAGGAAGGAACAGTACCCTGCAGGTCTCCTCCAAGTGCGGTCCTCCGAGTTATCGTCGGTCCTTTCCGGTTGATGCCCCGGTCCAGCGGACCGGGGCATCGCAAATCCTCACTGTTTTCCTCGGCCTATCAGAACAGGCCCACCGTCCTGCCGTTCTCGTCGATGTCCACGTCCACCGCCGCCGGCCGGCTGGGCAGGCCGGGCATGGTGCGCATGGCCCCGCACAGGGGGTAGAGGAATCCGGCCCCGATGGAGGGGCGGATGTCCACCACAGGGAGGCGGAATCCTTTCGGTACCCCCTTCAGATTGGGGTCGTGGGAGAGGGAAAGGTGGGTCTTGGCCA
The genomic region above belongs to Actinomycetota bacterium and contains:
- a CDS encoding ASKHA domain-containing protein, yielding MEETCRVLFLPDNRYIVVPRGENLLKAAMDADVHVNASCGGSGSCGKCRVVVEEGEVEREPNPKLTETEIAQGYALACQTRVLSDLRVRIPIESRIGDKRIFERKEPEPAHGHLLSAADWEKRLPHWELNPSTRKVHLVLPPPTLDDNVSDAERVKRGLAMEAGLRNVVIDYPVLQRLPNMLRQSGWDITVTVLDSGEELRAVRIEQGDTTERQSAIAIDVGTTTISAELIDLRTGKVTARASDYNAQVAFGEDVITRIIYATRGTGLAKLQSVVVGTIWNLIKTLVEQAGIEYCNITHLVVAGNTTMTHLLLGLNPKYIREEPYIPSATFFPWIKCSDIGLRIAAGVYMYAIPCVASYVGGDIVAGMLASGIFNTDKLTLYIDIGTNGEMVLGNREWMLSCSCSAGPAFEGGGVKHGMRATRGAIEQVRINPGNYEPMIITVGNRKPIGICGSGLIDALSEMFMTGIINEKGKINTDLPTDRVRATEGGAEYVLVRAEDSATRRDIVITEVDIDNLMRAKAAVYAGIEILLSSVDMDVSMIDELLIAGAFGRYLEVDKAVNIGLLPDIGFEKMKFVGNGSLLGAHLSALSKDMLEKANEIARQMTYLELSMNPAFMEHYLSALFFPHTNLDAFPSVKEKLEVYRNVRYHGGEAASSGGVG
- a CDS encoding AAA family ATPase, encoding MSFVIAVSGKGGTGKTTFSALTVDYLVRTTGKAVLAVDADSNANLDQALGTRAEKTIGAVREYLTENVTRIPAGMSKEVWVETMLRQALVEEKGF